The DNA window ttatttcactaagcataatatcctccatATCCATTCACATTGCGGCAAAGggtaacatttcattcttttaaggctgagtagtattccattgtttatgtacaccacaacttctttatcttttttgtctGTTGGAGGACACTTAGGATGCTTCCCTAtcgtggctattgtaaataatgctgctatcaacattgagatgcatgtatctttttgaattatcttCAGACATATACCCAGAAGTCAATTTcccaactttttaaaatgaacaaacagaaaagtGGGCAAAGGGACATAAGCAAATTCACAAAAGACAAAATACAGTTAATATATAACTACATGAAAAACAAGCCAGTTAACTAGTAATTTAAGAAGCAACATTCAAAACAATGAGAAAGAACaactttaaatttgaaaaaacagCCTGTATTTTCAAGGATATGGAAAAGAGGGCATTTCTCATAATAAAACCAATAAACTTTTCTCAAAGATAGTTTAGAAAACGTTTGAAAAATATACTTTGCCTTTGACCTGCCAGTTCCCCActtctagaatttttaaatcAGCCATCTGCAATAAACTATGAATCCAtgatacagaaaagtagaaaatgtatgTGCAGTTATGTTGCAGTTAAGAATCTtgttataaaagaatatttaataggACAGAAGAAAattcacaacattgttaagcgAGAAAGGCAGAATACATCTTTGTAAGGCATTACCCCAACCTCAAACAGCATAGACAAGCCCAGAAAAAATGCCCGATGATACgttatgttgttcagtcgctaagtcctgtcctactcttgcatgccaggcttctctgtcttccactatttcctggagtttgctcaaattcatatccaaaAGGATTCCTGATGGTGATACATACCAAGGCATTAAATGTAACTGATATTTTACGTTACATTTAATGTAAATGTATGAGGTAAGTATGAGAAATctgcatattttatttcctattaaTGCAACAGACTTTGTGTTTTAAACAATAATCGTAcaggagaacggatacatgtatgcatacggctctctgctgtccacctgaaactgtcacatcttgttaatcagctacactccccaatacaaaataaagtttttttttaaaaatgtacaattatAAAGTTGCCTGTGTTGAAAAGCATAAGAATACGTGAGACTGTCCAAGTCTAGAAAACCCATGAAGTGTTTCGTTGGGAAAGCCAAGGCCACCTGCTAGACGGTGAGTCAGGGACGCAGACTCGCACCTGCCTCCGCACTCGCCTTTGGGATGCGGTGCGTTTCCAAGCGCAGCGTCCTAGGTGCCAGGACCGCCCGCGCCTGCGCTCGGCTGATTTCTGGAAGCGAGGGCGGCCCGTTTTCAAAGTTCACCCCATCGggcctttccttttctccagctcTGAACTACCCAGAAGCCGACTTTCTCGGGTCAGCCGTGCCCCCAGCCCGGGCTCAGCCGCTGCGCTATTCACGTTCTGCGGCGCGGCCAAAGGTCCAGGTGGTCGGAGAAGCGGAGGGCGACGGCCGGGTGGGTGGGGGTCGAGGAGCGCCCTCGCCAAGGCTCGGGCCAGCGAGGTCGGGTCTCGCCGAGTGACCGCGGTCCGGCCATGCGGTCGCCCAGGCACCCGCGCTCGCCGGGAGGGACAAAGGGTCGGGGAAACCTGAGCCGGGCCAGTCCAGGAAAAATCCTGCCGGTAGCCATAGCAACGGAGTCGGGGCCCCGCGCGGCCCGCGAGGGGGCGCTGGGGGCGGGAGAGGGGCCCCGCGCGGCCGGCCCCGCGGCCCGCCCCGCCCTCCGGCCTCGGCCGCCGGCCCGAGCCCGCGACTGACCCTCGGCAGCTCCTGTAGTCACGTGGCGCTGGGAAccggcggggcgggcgggggtgggggggctgggcACGGGCCTGGCGGTGGTGAACCCGAACCTGCTGCTGTCGCCGCGGCGGGGTGGCGAGCGCGGCCGGCGCCGGCTCTCGGGCCTCATGGACGCGCGACGCGCCTCCGCGCTCCCCGGTGGAGAGGTTCGTCCTGGGCAGGGCGCGGGGTTCCACGCGGgcccgtggtggtggtggtggttagagGGGGGGGGGCCCTACCTGCGGGGCGCGTGACCGGGTGCGCGCTGTGTTGGGGGGTGGTGCACTGCTGGACCGAGTCGGGGGGCGAGTCCGCGCACCTGCGCGCAGGATCCGCGAGCCGCGCTCTGCGTGGGGACCGGAGGGGGGGGGGCCCTTCGGAGAGCGCGGAACCGTGTGTCTGCGAACGTAgacgggggggaggggggcaaagCACACGCTCGAATACAAAAAGGGGGAGTGTGGGGGTCTGCACGGCCCTCTGCCACCTGGGACGCGGCAGGGGACTCTGCCCGAGTCCTCGTCACAGGAGCGCGCCTGGCAGCCCCCCTGGGAACCCGGCCTGGAATTCCTGtcgggaggagggtgggggaaggggagccaGCGGGGATTTCAGAGTTCCTGCCCTCGGCCCGGGGGCCTTTGGCCATCAGCATGGACAGTTCGTGCTGTGACCTTACCAGGGGAGGAAGTGAGCCTCCAACGCAGCCCCGGGCTTCCTTGGTGTAGGGGGCACGTTCAGTTTTTAATCCGATGGCCACTGAGGTCACTCTGCCCCGCGGGGtgccggggtgggggagggggccgtGGCTGCCGAGGACACAAAGATGACTTCCCTCGGGGAGCGCTGAGCCTCACGCACGCGTCTTCTCCCCTCCCCGCAGGTAAGACTGGCCTCTCTGCCACCGGAGGTCTGAGCTCTGCCATGGGGGTAGGGGTGTCTTTACTGCTGCAGTTTTCACTGACATCCGGGGGCTACCCGAGTGTGGGCCGAAGCAGGCGCTCCAGCCGCAGAAGTATCCTCGGGAACAGCCCCAGGAGGAGCTGGGCCAAGCCTCATCTCCAGCTCCACAGCCTCCAGGGTAGAGTGTGGGCTTCTTTGTTGGATTCTCGAACCATTTCATGGCCCCAGTGCCCCACTacggcgggggttgggggggggcgctggagggaggaggggggaagtTTCACGTTCATCACATCCTGGGAGTCTTCCCAGGGCTCAGTCTGGCCGCTGGGAATGAGTCATGTCTGTGCTCCTGGAGAGGACTACAGGTTTGGGGGAACTTCGGGGGAACTTGTGAGCAGGCAGTGAAGGTCCCTTAGGAGTCTCATCACCACCCCATCTGGCAGTGGGTGTAGGAGACTCCCCTGCAGGAGTCTGGGTTCTCCCCGCTCTGGAAGAGCTGCCCATGGGGCAGCCCCTGGCGGGGCTGGGGCAGGCCGGGACAAGGGACAGAGATTAcaatctccttccctttctttgccCCAGTAATCCCAGTCCCCCGAGGGAAGGCAGCGAGGCAGGCTCACCCCCGAGGGCAGCAAGCTGTGGGCGTTCTTTGGATTCAAGAGCGCTCTCCTTCCTGCAATGTCCTCATCACGTGCGGGGGCGGAGGAGGGCAGGCGGGCAGAATGCGGGCACAGTCTGGGCAGGCAGTGGCCTGGCATCGCGCTGGGCTGGCAGTAGCATCCGGAGCTCTCTCCTGCTCCCGAGAAGGGGCCGTTCTCACTGGCTTTCCTGGCCGTGGGAGGCTGAGGCTCGGGAGGTCAAAGTGCCTTCCCTAAGACGGGGTTAGATTGGAGCCCTCGTTCGGGTTCTGCTGTAGGTTTACTCTGTGGCCCCTGGGGCAAGTCCCGTCACCCTGTCGTTCCTGACAGTGGCTTCATCCATCAGACCGGGAGTTCGTATCTCTTGCCCAGCCTCACTGAGTTGCTGCGGAGCTCGGATGTGACAAGAGCAAATAGAAACAAGGAGAGGGAAGCACTCGGGAAAGCATATAAAGCGCTGAAGGGGGAGGTGACTGCGTGTTTTGGTGAGTCCCAAGGCAGCAATCTTTGCGCAGCCAGCCCTGGCGTGTTTACTCCATGCCGGAGGGGGATTCCAAGAAGGGTCAGGGTTCTTCCTTCTAGTCGTTTCCAGGGCCAATAAAGACTTAACAGCAGATCCACTTGAAATGCTTTCTAGAAACCCAAGATGGAAATAACGTAATAGGAGGAAGCAGAAGAGTAGTCTAGTGGTCCTAATTCCAGGGCTGGAGGAGTGGAGGGGGCAGGTTCCTCTTGGGTCCGCTGGGAGGGGCTGAGGGGGGTGCCGGTTGTGTGGTTCTCCAGCGTGACTGTGCCTTTCCACCCTTAGCAGAGGAAGAACCGATGCTGGAACGTCGCTGCAGGGGCCCCGTGGCCATGGGCCCGGTCCAGCCCCGACTCCTTTCCGGGCCCTCCCAGGAGTCGCcccagaccctggagaaggagccCCAAGGGCTGAGGTCGCGAAGCACCGCCGCGGCCCAGTCGGGCGGCCAGCCCCTAGGTCGGGCTCATCGCTGTGCCCACTGTCGGAGGCACTTCCCCGGCTGGGTGGCCCTCTGGCTTCATGCCCGGCGCTGCCAGGCCCGCCTGCCCCGGCCGTGTCCCGAGTGCGGCCGCCGCTTCCGCCACGCCCCTTTCTTGGCATTGCACTGCCAGGTCCATGCCGCCGCCACCCCAGACCTGGGCTTTGCCTGCCACCTGTGCGGGCACGGCTTCCGAGGCTGGGTGGCCCTGGTTCTGCACCTGCGGGCCCACTCGGCGGCGAAGCGGCCCATCGCCTGTCCCGCCTGTGAGAGACGCTTCTGGCGGAGAAAGCAGCTGCGGGCCCATTTGCGGCGCTGCCACCCCCCGGCCCCCGAGGCCCGGCCCTTCATCTGCGGCAACTGTGGCCGCAGCTTCGCTCAGTGGGACCAGCTGGTGACGCACAAGCGGGTCCACGTGGCCGAGGCGCTGGAGGAGACGGCGGCCAAGGCCCTGGGGCCGCGGCCCCGGGGGCGCCCGGCAGTGACCGCGCCCCGGCCGGGCGGGGACGCCGTCGACCGCCCGTTCCAGTGTGCCTGCTGTGGCAAGCGCTTCCGCCACAAGCCCAACCTGATCGCCCACCGCCGCGTGCATACGGGCGAGCGCCCGCACCAGTGCCCCGAGTGCGGGAAGCGCTTCACCAATAAGCCCTACCTGACCTCGCACCGGCGCATCCACACGGGCGAGAAGCCGTACCCGTGCACCGAGTGTGGCCGCCGCTTCCGCCACAAGCCCAACCTGCTGTCGCACAGCAAGATCCACAAGCGCTCCGAGGGGTCCGCGCAGGGCGGGCCCCAGCCGCCCGCCAGCGCCCCGGAGCGCGCCCCGGAGCCCCCTCCGGAGCCGGCCCCAGAGCCCGCCGAAGTCCCGGCTGGGCCCGGGCCGCCAGGCGCCGCGGCAGAGGCCCCGCCCTCCCTCCACACCTGCGCCGACTGTGGGCGGGGCTTCCGGCTGGAGCGCTTCCTGCGCGCGCACCAGCGGCAGCACGGCGGCGAGCGCCCCTTCGCGTGCGCCGAGTGCGGCAAGCACTTTGGCAAGAAGACGCACCTAGTGGCGCACTCCCGGGTGCACTCGGGGGAGCGGCCCTTCGCGTGCGAGGAGTGCGGGCGCCGCTTCTCCCAGGGGAGCCACCTGGCCGCCCACCGGCGCGACCACGCGCCCGAGAGGCCCTTCGTGTGCCCGGACTGCGGAAAGGCCTTCCGCCACAAGCCCTATCTGGCCGCGCACCGGCGCATCCACACCGGCGAGAAGCCGTACGTCTGCCCCGAGTGCGGCAAGGCGTTCAGCCAGAAGTCCAACCTGGTGTCCCACCGGCGCATCCACACGGGCGAGCGCCCCTACGCCTGCCCCGACTGCGACCGCAGCTTTAGCCAGAAGTCCAACCTCATCACCCACCGCAAGAGCCACATCCGGGACGGCGCCTTCTGCTGCGCCATCTGTGGCCAGACCTTTGACGACGAGGGGAAGCTCCTGGCCCACCAGAAGAAGCACGACGTTTGAGCGGGCCGGGGCGGCGGAGGCCGAGGGAGGGGGGGCCGGGGCGTCGTTCACACTgtgccctctgctgctgctgtcggCGCAGGGGGTGGCGAGGTGGGGTGAGCCGGCCCCGTTAGGGAGGGAGGTCCCCCGCTGTAATCAGGGAGTCCACTTGCAGAGCAGGGACCCCGGCCTCCCGCTCGTGTTTGCTAAGGTTCGGTCCGACTATCCTGTGCCCTGGAAAAGTAGCAATAGCAGCTCCACCCACCCCTTAGAGCCCTCCGGCCGGAGGGGCCACCAGTGGACAGGAGGACCCCTCTCCTCTGGTGTTAACGCCTTAACGTCCCGTCTCTTAATTATGAGTTCCTTCggctcgtttttttttttttttttttttttgcaagtagGTGTGGTTCAGCCTTTAGTGAATGAATGCCCAGGAAGATCAATGGACCAGCTGGGCACACCTGGGAGAACCTGCCAGCCTTGTTGGGCAGCACCtgggccttttccagtcctgggaggCAAAGCCGAGCTCCTCCATCCTGCCCCAGCCCGGCCCCTCGCTCCTGCCCCTGCACAGGCACCCAGATTTGGAGAGACCCGTCTCCTGTTAGTGCCCTGGCTCCCCTTCCTCTACCGAAAGATCAGTTCCGCAccgcgccccccccaccccccccaagaGCATCTTCCCACGCTGCGACTGCCTTCATCCAACCACCTTCCCAGCACTTAGAGCAATCCCATGGCTGTCCGCCGCCCTGTGTCAGGGCTTTTGTCCGAATACCCCAGCCTGCTTTCACTCCCTTCAGAGCTCAGCACATTGTGGGGAGGACTGCTCCATTGCTAACAGAAGGCCAGCTGATGGGAAGTGGGAGTGAGTTTCCCTTCCAGCATTCTAGCGTGTGGATCCCCAACCTCTGCTTGAACACTTCGGTGACAGGGAATCTCCTGAGGCCCTGGTTCTGTTGTAGAATAATTCTAATTGTTAGAAATTCTTCCTTATAATGAATGAAGTCCGCTTCCCTGTAATTTCTACTGTTGGGCCTTGTTCTCTGGAACTAAACACAACCACTTAACCCTCCTTTTCCAACTAGAGAATAAAGATCTGGTTTTAGAGCTGGTGGCTGTAAGTGTTCCTTtgtcctggggagggaagggcagCTGTTCCACACCACTGGGGGCTGGGATGGGTGAAGGCTGGATTCAAGCTTCTCTACTACCCCTGGCTGTAACCCCCGCCCCAATTTAGGGTCAGGCACCCTCAGCAAGTGAGGTTTCTTCTCTAGGAGTCCAGCCTTGTGTGGGGTCAGGTCAGCCCCGCTCAGTGTCAGTCCTCTGGGAGAGAAGGTCTGACTTGCTGCTGttctcctgggcctccctggctCGCCTGCCGCAGTGCTCATGTCTGTTACAGTGTATGCTTCGCTGCACTGGTTGTTTCACATGCATTTGAGTGCCTGTTTTTGACAGGCTCTTCTGACTGCCTTGCTAGTTTCTATATAGACTTCCAGCACCTCGCACAGGGTCTGGTGCAACCACCATTTGTCTATATGACTGGCACCTTGCAAAGTTTACCTAAATGATCTAACAACTTAGGAGTTCAATAGGTACtcgttttgtctttttttttttctttccagatgaaaacatttgctcaaggtcatataaCCGTTAATCACCAGAAGCAGTTCAAACCCGGGTCTGTTCAACCCGAAAACCATGCTGTTGACCACCACTGCATGTTTATTAGACAAATGCAGGGCTGCTGCTTTTGGTGTAGACAACTGTTAAATGTCTATGGTGTGCTTGATGCAGTGGAAACTGGGAgtttacaaaaataagacccaatCTTACCCCTTAAGAGGCCTAAGTCTGGGAGGACCTATTCCTATCCCCAGATTGTGAATAGAGAGAGATggatgtggggtggggtgggttctAAATGTGTAGGATGGAAGCAGACAGCTTCAAAGTTTTTTAGAGGTTTATGGGGTGATGGGGCCACTTCAAAACCTGTGTCATTGAGGGCAAATGATCTCTCAGAGCCTAGGAACATGGTGTCAAGAAAGCCCCACCTAAATATGTCTTTTTAAGGgagctcagggcttcccaggtggtaccagaggtgaagaatctacctgccaatgcagaaggtgcaaGAGATGCACATTccatccccgagtcaggaagatcccctggagaaggaaatggcaacccactccagtatttcttccctggagaattccatggacagaggagcctggtaggctacagtccctggggtttcaaagagctgggCTCGATGGAGCGCTCTCGTGACTGAACAGGCACATGACTGAGAATGCACATGCCGTGCCAGGGCAGTGCAGAGTTTCTAGGGAAGGGAGCTTTTTTTCAAGTGATCAGGAGAGTAGTTAGATGTCTGAGGATGATGGCAGGAAACAGTCTTCAGGCATCAAGGATTGGGAGGGGGTGACTGGGGAAAAGGATGAAGGAGAGGGAATGTGATCAGGGTTCCTGACTTCCTGAGAAGTCATTACTTGTATAGGAAATGCCTGGCGGTGGGTCCCCTAGAAACATGCCTGCCCACTGCTTTGGGGCAGGGGGTGAGGAGAGGACCAAAGTTCAGGGAAAGCCATGGAAGTGACCTTACGGGGGCAAGGACAGAGTGAACTTGCCCGTGGCTCCTTCCTGAGTCCCTCAGGGGGCCTGGTGGGAGCTGAGTCCTTGCTCAGCAGGGCATGTGAGGGATGGCCCCATTGGAGGGGTCAACACGCTAAGAGGACCTCCCCTTCTAAAGAgtccaggtttgttttttttcccctccttctaCAATTACAAAGTATTAAATTATCAAATTTAACAATGAAGAGATATTTTTTAAGGTGAAAGTTATCCTTTACTTTCTCCCACTCcagcccccctccccttcccccccactttgtggcttttctctctgcatccaGTAAAGAGTGTGAGGGTGGCCTTCCTGACATTTTCTCTGTGCCTTCCCAAACACGCATGTGCAGCCTCCCTCTTGTTTTCCATCAAGGGAAATAGGATCCCAGATGTGCTTTATTGTTTTCCACCCTTGAAGCAGCCTTGGTCATGAAATGTCCATCTGGAGGAAGTCTTTCACTCTGTTGAAAGAGGGAGCAGGCCAGAGAGTGGAGATGACTTTCCCACTCACAGCCAGTGGCAGAGCGGAACTATAACACAGGAATTCCGTAAGTCTTGGTTGAACTTCCCCCTAGGTACTCTAGAAAATAAGATGACGGAGACTCTTTAAAGGATTGATAAcctagtgatggatagggaggcctggcatgctgcagtccatgggttctcaaagagttggacatgactgagcaactgaactgaactg is part of the Ovis aries strain OAR_USU_Benz2616 breed Rambouillet chromosome 4, ARS-UI_Ramb_v3.0, whole genome shotgun sequence genome and encodes:
- the REPIN1 gene encoding replication initiator 1 isoform X2, producing the protein MGVGVSLLLQFSLTSGGYPSVGRSRRSSRRSILGNSPRRSWAKPHLQLHSLQGLLCGPWGKSRHPVVPDSGFIHQTGSSYLLPSLTELLRSSDVTRANRNKEREALGKAYKALKGEVTACFEEEPMLERRCRGPVAMGPVQPRLLSGPSQESPQTLEKEPQGLRSRSTAAAQSGGQPLGRAHRCAHCRRHFPGWVALWLHARRCQARLPRPCPECGRRFRHAPFLALHCQVHAAATPDLGFACHLCGHGFRGWVALVLHLRAHSAAKRPIACPACERRFWRRKQLRAHLRRCHPPAPEARPFICGNCGRSFAQWDQLVTHKRVHVAEALEETAAKALGPRPRGRPAVTAPRPGGDAVDRPFQCACCGKRFRHKPNLIAHRRVHTGERPHQCPECGKRFTNKPYLTSHRRIHTGEKPYPCTECGRRFRHKPNLLSHSKIHKRSEGSAQGGPQPPASAPERAPEPPPEPAPEPAEVPAGPGPPGAAAEAPPSLHTCADCGRGFRLERFLRAHQRQHGGERPFACAECGKHFGKKTHLVAHSRVHSGERPFACEECGRRFSQGSHLAAHRRDHAPERPFVCPDCGKAFRHKPYLAAHRRIHTGEKPYVCPECGKAFSQKSNLVSHRRIHTGERPYACPDCDRSFSQKSNLITHRKSHIRDGAFCCAICGQTFDDEGKLLAHQKKHDV
- the REPIN1 gene encoding replication initiator 1 isoform X4, which encodes MGVGVSLLLQFSLTSGGYPSVGRSRRSSRRSILGNSPRRSWAKPHLQLHSLQEEEPMLERRCRGPVAMGPVQPRLLSGPSQESPQTLEKEPQGLRSRSTAAAQSGGQPLGRAHRCAHCRRHFPGWVALWLHARRCQARLPRPCPECGRRFRHAPFLALHCQVHAAATPDLGFACHLCGHGFRGWVALVLHLRAHSAAKRPIACPACERRFWRRKQLRAHLRRCHPPAPEARPFICGNCGRSFAQWDQLVTHKRVHVAEALEETAAKALGPRPRGRPAVTAPRPGGDAVDRPFQCACCGKRFRHKPNLIAHRRVHTGERPHQCPECGKRFTNKPYLTSHRRIHTGEKPYPCTECGRRFRHKPNLLSHSKIHKRSEGSAQGGPQPPASAPERAPEPPPEPAPEPAEVPAGPGPPGAAAEAPPSLHTCADCGRGFRLERFLRAHQRQHGGERPFACAECGKHFGKKTHLVAHSRVHSGERPFACEECGRRFSQGSHLAAHRRDHAPERPFVCPDCGKAFRHKPYLAAHRRIHTGEKPYVCPECGKAFSQKSNLVSHRRIHTGERPYACPDCDRSFSQKSNLITHRKSHIRDGAFCCAICGQTFDDEGKLLAHQKKHDV
- the REPIN1 gene encoding replication initiator 1 isoform X1, with product MGVGVSLLLQFSLTSGGYPSVGRSRRSSRRSILGNSPRRSWAKPHLQLHSLQGLLCGPWGKSRHPVVPDSGFIHQTGSSYLLPSLTELLRSSDVTRANRNKEREALGKAYKALKGEVTACFAEEEPMLERRCRGPVAMGPVQPRLLSGPSQESPQTLEKEPQGLRSRSTAAAQSGGQPLGRAHRCAHCRRHFPGWVALWLHARRCQARLPRPCPECGRRFRHAPFLALHCQVHAAATPDLGFACHLCGHGFRGWVALVLHLRAHSAAKRPIACPACERRFWRRKQLRAHLRRCHPPAPEARPFICGNCGRSFAQWDQLVTHKRVHVAEALEETAAKALGPRPRGRPAVTAPRPGGDAVDRPFQCACCGKRFRHKPNLIAHRRVHTGERPHQCPECGKRFTNKPYLTSHRRIHTGEKPYPCTECGRRFRHKPNLLSHSKIHKRSEGSAQGGPQPPASAPERAPEPPPEPAPEPAEVPAGPGPPGAAAEAPPSLHTCADCGRGFRLERFLRAHQRQHGGERPFACAECGKHFGKKTHLVAHSRVHSGERPFACEECGRRFSQGSHLAAHRRDHAPERPFVCPDCGKAFRHKPYLAAHRRIHTGEKPYVCPECGKAFSQKSNLVSHRRIHTGERPYACPDCDRSFSQKSNLITHRKSHIRDGAFCCAICGQTFDDEGKLLAHQKKHDV
- the REPIN1 gene encoding replication initiator 1 isoform X3, with protein sequence MGVGVSLLLQFSLTSGGYPSVGRSRRSSRRSILGNSPRRSWAKPHLQLHSLQAEEEPMLERRCRGPVAMGPVQPRLLSGPSQESPQTLEKEPQGLRSRSTAAAQSGGQPLGRAHRCAHCRRHFPGWVALWLHARRCQARLPRPCPECGRRFRHAPFLALHCQVHAAATPDLGFACHLCGHGFRGWVALVLHLRAHSAAKRPIACPACERRFWRRKQLRAHLRRCHPPAPEARPFICGNCGRSFAQWDQLVTHKRVHVAEALEETAAKALGPRPRGRPAVTAPRPGGDAVDRPFQCACCGKRFRHKPNLIAHRRVHTGERPHQCPECGKRFTNKPYLTSHRRIHTGEKPYPCTECGRRFRHKPNLLSHSKIHKRSEGSAQGGPQPPASAPERAPEPPPEPAPEPAEVPAGPGPPGAAAEAPPSLHTCADCGRGFRLERFLRAHQRQHGGERPFACAECGKHFGKKTHLVAHSRVHSGERPFACEECGRRFSQGSHLAAHRRDHAPERPFVCPDCGKAFRHKPYLAAHRRIHTGEKPYVCPECGKAFSQKSNLVSHRRIHTGERPYACPDCDRSFSQKSNLITHRKSHIRDGAFCCAICGQTFDDEGKLLAHQKKHDV
- the REPIN1 gene encoding replication initiator 1 isoform X5, whose amino-acid sequence is MLERRCRGPVAMGPVQPRLLSGPSQESPQTLEKEPQGLRSRSTAAAQSGGQPLGRAHRCAHCRRHFPGWVALWLHARRCQARLPRPCPECGRRFRHAPFLALHCQVHAAATPDLGFACHLCGHGFRGWVALVLHLRAHSAAKRPIACPACERRFWRRKQLRAHLRRCHPPAPEARPFICGNCGRSFAQWDQLVTHKRVHVAEALEETAAKALGPRPRGRPAVTAPRPGGDAVDRPFQCACCGKRFRHKPNLIAHRRVHTGERPHQCPECGKRFTNKPYLTSHRRIHTGEKPYPCTECGRRFRHKPNLLSHSKIHKRSEGSAQGGPQPPASAPERAPEPPPEPAPEPAEVPAGPGPPGAAAEAPPSLHTCADCGRGFRLERFLRAHQRQHGGERPFACAECGKHFGKKTHLVAHSRVHSGERPFACEECGRRFSQGSHLAAHRRDHAPERPFVCPDCGKAFRHKPYLAAHRRIHTGEKPYVCPECGKAFSQKSNLVSHRRIHTGERPYACPDCDRSFSQKSNLITHRKSHIRDGAFCCAICGQTFDDEGKLLAHQKKHDV